GATAATGCCATGCTTGGGTTTTTTCTTAGTACTCAACAATTTCCTAATATCCTCACTTTGCATAGACGAATTTTCTGGGGGAGCAGGATCTTGCTGTAGTtgaagattatgtgatttcatAGCCATTAAATATCTATACCTCTGtcttaaaaatctaaaattcaGACAGAAAGGAAATTATAAGTTCAGGAATTAAGAATCTCCATATCTAAGTAGTTCAAGATTTAGATTGTAAGAATCCAGACCATTTGAGGAAACAAAGTTCATACCTAATTTCAGTTGACAGAATGTCTCTCTTCTGCTTTGTCATCTGcaattttttcttctttgaaaCAAATTCCTGAACAACAAAAATTATCAGAACTCCTTATGCAGGCCAATACAAATAAATACTATTCCCAACTTTGTAACCAAACAACACAAATTTCACCATCAATTtccctttgtttttttttttggcacacaaaagcaaccatcaaaatcaGCAAACAGAGCTCATAATGAACCCTGACAAGGACCTGTTTGGCATTGCCATTGTAACTTTGGAATTAAGAAAAGCATCCTATAGGTTAAATTGATCTGTTTTAGCAGTACTTCTCTGGCCTCTTAAACACTACCCAAACGCGGCCTTGGAACAAAAACTATAAAGATAACCAAGTAACAAAATTCAATAGAGTGCTCAAGGAGAATATGCAATTTCGAAACCCACTAGCCTTATGAAAAAACACACATGAATCCATCCATAATAGAGAAAAGACTAACCTTTTGAAATTCT
The genomic region above belongs to Manihot esculenta cultivar AM560-2 chromosome 3, M.esculenta_v8, whole genome shotgun sequence and contains:
- the LOC110612406 gene encoding uncharacterized protein LOC110612406 isoform X1; translation: MLKHKTSQSQSTEEDKFKLKHQSLLQDFLEFQKEFVSKKKKLQMTKQKRDILSTEIRFLRQRYRYLMAMKSHNLQLQQDPAPPENSSMQSEDIRKLLSTKKKPKHGIINGKSVEKKISWQDQTTVMNV